Below is a genomic region from Raphanus sativus cultivar WK10039 chromosome 4, ASM80110v3, whole genome shotgun sequence.
TGAGCTTTAGGTTCCAAGAAGCTCTTACCTTTTTACGCAGCTCTTCTAAGCGAATTCTTTCATCGGCAGCATGCTGTAAAAAATGACACCCTCAAATTAACTTGTAGCAAGACATTTATTAAGAGCAATAGTTTCAACAACTTATATCTTCTTTATTAGAAGATAATTCTCAACCATGTTCAACTAGACTCTGACATAAATAAGAAGAAAGAGACATATAGGATGAACCTGATCAACGATGGCAACTGTTCCACAGGCAATAATTGGGATGTATTTTTTATCCACCTGTTGTAGAACCTTGGCATCTTCAAGGGAGTGTCTGTTTATAGATTCAGGAACCAAGGACTCATCGGATCGCAGGTGCAAAAATCCTGAACATATATCAAGTACACTATCTTGATCATGAAGCTCGTGTGATTGCTTGGCAACcttgcaccaaaaaaaaaaatattatggatACTCAGTTGTCTTCAATTGTTCAGTCTATTAAGCAAAAAAGGAAACATTATAATTTGCTTTACCTGAGGGGACGGACAGTTATGGCGCCATTTCGTTGTGGATTTAACTGGATCCAGATTTTCCTCTGAGCTGAAGTCTGTGACATAGTTAATTACTCAACATGTAAGAGGGGAGAAAAAAGGAAACGTCGTGAAGACTTCCATATACCAAATTTGTCAAGGAACACGATCTGATTGATAACTACACCGACATGGAAGATACAAAAAGTGCCTTGGAGATGATTTACCTAACCAAAGAGACACACAGCTCATGTAAGATTAATAGTTACCTTCGTCTCCATCCTCATCTCGGGTCTCTGAGTGCACAATACTGCAACCAGCAGATGCTTTCAAGTCTGAGGCCGGACTCATTCTTTTTCCTGGTTCTTGAAGGTGATCATATGACACATCATCAAGGATGCTGTCGTTAAGATGCATGTGAGATGTATTACAGGGTTGTGTCAAGCACTCCAAATCATCAGGTTCTGCAGAAAGTTATAccacattaatttattttccacCACATTCCGGAAACTAAAACAACAGTAGTAACACAATAACatctgaaaaaagaaaaaagaacagtAATAAGAACCTGATGGATCAGAGTTCTTCGATTTTGTGTCTGCTTTACAACTTAAACTGACAAACCTCTTTTTCTCTTGATAAAATGGAGGAGCAGAGCGGCTTCTTCTTGACCTTCGTTcaccaacatttttttttgacccATACCTATAACTAAATTTGTCCTTCCCGATACTATGTTGTTCAATACCCACATTATCTGCATTCCCCCACAATGACTGGAAAATCTTTTCCCCTGACTCGGTGCAATTCCGAATATCTGCGAAAGAATCTGTGCTGGTTTTCCGGCAATCGATTTGAGGTATGGCCTCATGATCAAATTTGACGTTGTTAGCTTCACTGAAAAAATATCCAGGGTCAGGCATCCTTCCCACGTTCAAACTCCCTTCAAGAATTTGACAACCTTTCTGGTAATCAGACTTCCACTCGGCCGTAGGAGATGTGGAGAACACTGTAGAGCACTCAGAACTCAGACGGTAACTACCAGACCTCCCGACATTGGCTGAGGAAGAGTACCTTTTCTTGACAAAGCTGTCTTCATAAGAACGAAATTCCGTAATATCTACGGGGTTGATGTTAAAGTCTTCTCCAATTCCAACACTTGGATTGTCTAAGGAATGTTGTGGATTAAACCAATCAGTATCCTGCCATGAACTCCCTAGGGAACAAACAGGAGTCCTGGTCATTCCATGAAATTCAAGTGTGTCAGAAAGAACATCACAGTAAGAATCACCTTCTCCGGTCTCTACGACATTAATCAGTGAATTCGTTCGTTTGTCATCAAGTTTCATGCCTGATTCAGACCATTCACCATGAGATAGTTTAGGCTCATGAAGGGCTAGGCTTTCTCTTGAGGAGCAACCCCGCAAAAGATGCTTTCCAATGTAATTGCTGGCATCTAACTCGTCGTCAACTTCTTCAAACTGAAAATTTAATACGTCTGTATCTTCTGTAAAATCATTGTAGACATTGAGAGGTTTGCTAGTTTGGCATCTTGTTAGAAACTGTTTGCTGCACTTATCGCCAGAAACCAAGCTTGTTCCTAGGAGGTCAGTGACTTGTGGAAAGTCTTCATTCTTTTGCATATCGATGTCACATGGCTGTCGAACAGAAGCAGTCAGACCGTCAAATTCAGCTACAGTGTTTTGTTCATATTTTGGAGACCATTCCTCCTTTCCTTGCGAAAAATAACCATCATCTTTTCTAAAGTCACCAGACGGGGACAAGAGAAAACTACAAGGTGTCTGATCATTACTTCTCTTGCGCTTCTTTTTTGTAGGTTCTATAGTTTCTGGCCACTCTGCATCCAGAGAATGAAGCATTGGAGGGCCGCCTGAAATATATATGTGGGGCGAACAATAGATGCTGCCCCGTTCCACTAGGTAAGAACTAATGTCATATAAACTTTGGGTACCTTCTTGAAGTCTACCCATGTCATCAATCAGGTCTTGTCTATCACCTTTTGCCAGCAGATCAGCTCCCTCATCACaaatttctaagaaaaaaacagCAAGAAAGCGTTAAAAAGGACCAGAAATATAAGGGTTACTATCAGAGCTTAACAAAAGCGTAGCATACCAAGACCCTCATCTTTCTTCCACTTGGCTAGAATGATTCTTTCTATGAAGGCAAGTATAGGTTCCCAGTTCTGCCACGGATTGAGATACAGGCagtcattaaaatatataaaaatctaatcaaGTTTAGATCACAAGAGAAATTTAATACCTTGAACTCGACGTTTGTCTTTGAGGGTTCAAACGAGAATTCATAAAGATGACGTGGACATGTTATGCACAATATGTAGCCAGGACAGTGTTGAAGTCTGCTACGTCGTCCTGTTTGTAGCCCATCTGTAGACTTCCAGTCATCCGTAGAATCAAAACTAGCAGCGAAGTTGTTCAGTAGCTTGTGTATGGGACCTTTGCTTATGAATCTTGAATTGATATCTGTCACCGTGAAGGCCATACAACCTTATACAGAAACTTCCTAACTTAAACCGCAAAAGATAGTTGATGTATAGTCACACATAAAAAGTGCAAATATAAGGATACATATGTACTGCAAAGCCTGCAAGGAATATACCACAATCATAGAGAAAGGTGAGAATCAAGGTTAACAATCTGACAAACAAGAGTAATAGTTTTGGAGACCATAAGTGGAGCAAGTAACTTACCTTGAAACTATCTCGAGGACCAGATATATACCCAGAGACATTCAACAAGCCATCTGTAACGTCTACTTTACAAAGAGAGTTTAAAGCTTCGGTCCCTGCATCTCTCATCAGTAGCGAAAATGCTGAAGCAGAAGGATTGGCTTGGAGAAGCTCTTCATCACTGTAACAAGTAAACTATCAGATGGGCTGAGCTCATAAGAATCTTAAAACAAAAGTAGAAACCCACCTCTCGATATCAAGAACACTGAAGGAAACATTCGAGTGAACAAGCGCAATCCGGAACACACACTTTGTTATAGATTCCAACATTTTCTTGGGGCTTGCGttgcaaaaaaagaagaaaaagaaagaaacgattTTAGACAGAGACAGATAAAAACCCATGGACGTCTTTCACAGAACTTCAGACAAGGCGAAGATGAACCTGGATCGCATATATTGTTGTCTCACTGGTTGATTGTAAAACAGATCTCGGACAGTTACTGCATCAACCAGGTCAAACATCAGAAGTAAATCATGCCATTGACCCTTGACAAtgttaaacaaacaaaaatcagatGCAAAGGTGACAAAAGACACATTACCAGTCGTGCCAGAGCCTTTTCTATCATCGTCAATTTCTAGATGCAGACACTTGGATCCCTGAAAAGCGTGGTGGGAAGTTTAAAACCATATGTGACAGCGTTGAGTTGCATCAAGATTCATCACATACCTTCATAACCTTTCGATAACCATTAGGTCTCCCAACAGCTTTAGTCGTGATTTCAAGCAACGAGATATCTGATATGGAAGCCAAGGCCTCTCCTCGGAATCCAAAACTTTCACTGGCTGTCTCCACATTTGTGAAGTCGTTAAACTTCGACGTAGCTGTTTCATCACATCGCTCATGATAAGTTTCTCAACTAACAAATAGCTTTTACCAATGCATTAGTATCAAAGTGAGATAAGAGCTTACCATATCTTTCTCCcaacaaaaccaaatcatcTCTGGAAACGCCTgatcctgaaaaaaaaaaatatcaaaaattaagaTTCAATCATTTGCAAAAAGGTCGAGATAATCATTTTAGAGCTATTATACTCACCATCATCGACAACCTTAACAGAGCATGTAACAACACCCACGAAGATAGACACCTGGAGACATAAGAGTTTCGATCAATCAGTACAATAACAAACAAGTTTCCAGAATTAGAAGATAGAAAATCGATTCGATTTCGGTTAACCTTGGTGGCACCAGCGTCGAGACTGTTGAAGACGAGCTCCTCCACGACTCTCGCCATGTCGAACATGATGATTCCGGAGCGCATCGAGTGACGAACACCTTCCGGCAAGGGCTTGATCGTCTTCATCTCCGAATCATCCGACTGCAACACCGAAGAACGACACCCTAAACTTCAAAagcgatctctctctctctcgcaccGTCTCTCGCTCAGTCA
It encodes:
- the LOC108854888 gene encoding DNA mismatch repair protein MLH3-like; translation: MKTIKPLPEGVRHSMRSGIIMFDMARVVEELVFNSLDAGATKVSIFVGVVTCSVKVVDDGSGVSRDDLVLLGERYATSKFNDFTNVETASESFGFRGEALASISDISLLEITTKAVGRPNGYRKVMKGSKCLHLEIDDDRKGSGTTVTVRDLFYNQPVRQQYMRSSPKKMLESITKCVFRIALVHSNVSFSVLDIESDEELLQANPSASAFSLLMRDAGTEALNSLCKVDVTDGLLNVSGYISGPRDSFKALQYIYINSRFISKGPIHKLLNNFAASFDSTDDWKSTDGLQTGRRSRLQHCPGYILCITCPRHLYEFSFEPSKTNVEFKNWEPILAFIERIILAKWKKDEGLEICDEGADLLAKGDRQDLIDDMGRLQEEWPETIEPTKKKRKRSNDQTPCSFLLSPSGDFRKDDGYFSQGKEEWSPKYEQNTVAEFDGLTASVRQPCDIDMQKNEDFPQVTDLLGTSLVSGDKCSKQFLTRCQTSKPLNVYNDFTEDTDVLNFQFEEVDDELDASNYIGKHLLRGCSSRESLALHEPKLSHGEWSESGMKLDDKRTNSLINVVETGEGDSYCDVLSDTLEFHGMTRTPVCSLGSSWQDTDWFNPQHSLDNPSVGIGEDFNINPVDITEFRSYEDSFVKKRYSSSANVGRSGSYRLSSECSTVFSTSPTAEWKSDYQKGCQILEGSLNVGRMPDPGYFFSEANNVKFDHEAIPQIDCRKTSTDSFADIRNCTESGEKIFQSLWGNADNVGIEQHSIGKDKFSYRYGSKKNVGERRSRRSRSAPPFYQEKKRFVSLSCKADTKSKNSDPSEPDDLECLTQPCNTSHMHLNDSILDDVSYDHLQEPGKRMSPASDLKASAGCSIVHSETRDEDGDEDFSSEENLDPVKSTTKWRHNCPSPQVAKQSHELHDQDSVLDICSGFLHLRSDESLVPESINRHSLEDAKVLQQVDKKYIPIIACGTVAIVDQHAADERIRLEELRKKVLAGEARTVTHLSADQELVLPEMGYQLLQSYSDQIRDWGWICSTNAEGSTSFKKSMSIIQRKPTPITLNAVPCILGVNLSDVDLLEFLQQLADTDGSSTIPPSVLRVLNSKACRGAIMFGDSLLPSECSLIIDGLKQTSLCFQCAHGRPTTVPLVNLKALHKQIAKLEPRQPWHGFERREITLDRAKSRLDEARS